In Planctomycetota bacterium, one DNA window encodes the following:
- a CDS encoding MraY family glycosyltransferase → MVELASYLFLVSLFLALVLTPLGARGARRWGILDHPGPRKIHLEPVPLSGGWALFGALTLVVWGHLGAAYLLRGVEPPGFLPDLGRKLLGQAPSLSLKILPIWLGAAAIFVLGLLDDLRGVSARARLVVQGLVAAALVALGYGPSLTFFPPWAAGAIGVLWIVGVTNAFNFLDGLDGLAAGVAFVGTLALLTIMGVSDQPNVVLLCAAWAGMLLGFLRYNAHPARVFLGSSGSLLVGYFMAMATLLLTFCAGPAKNPLASVFTPLFVVALPLYDTASVILIRLREKRPLMTGDRSHFHHRLMRIGFSHRQAVAFVCLMAFAVALSAVRLVYATPRGTAIILLQIGALLAVLVLAERVVMRARGREKGQARSGSAASGVFSVADARSEAWRKDR, encoded by the coding sequence ATGGTCGAGCTGGCGTCGTACCTGTTCCTGGTTTCCCTTTTTCTGGCGCTCGTTCTGACGCCGCTGGGGGCGCGTGGGGCGCGCCGCTGGGGGATTCTGGACCATCCCGGCCCGCGGAAGATTCATCTTGAACCCGTGCCGCTCTCCGGCGGCTGGGCGCTTTTCGGCGCGCTGACCCTGGTCGTCTGGGGCCATCTGGGGGCGGCGTATCTGCTCCGCGGCGTCGAGCCTCCGGGGTTCCTTCCGGACCTGGGGCGCAAGCTCCTCGGGCAGGCGCCCTCGTTGTCGCTCAAGATCCTTCCGATCTGGCTTGGCGCGGCGGCGATTTTCGTCCTGGGGCTCCTGGACGACCTGCGCGGGGTCTCGGCGCGCGCACGGCTTGTCGTCCAGGGGTTGGTGGCGGCCGCTCTGGTGGCGCTCGGCTACGGCCCGTCGCTTACGTTTTTTCCGCCGTGGGCAGCCGGCGCGATCGGCGTCCTTTGGATCGTCGGGGTCACGAACGCCTTCAATTTCCTGGACGGCCTCGACGGGCTGGCGGCGGGGGTGGCGTTCGTCGGGACGCTGGCGCTCCTGACGATCATGGGAGTGAGCGACCAGCCGAACGTGGTCCTGCTGTGCGCCGCGTGGGCGGGGATGCTTCTCGGGTTTCTAAGGTACAACGCGCATCCGGCGCGCGTCTTCCTGGGAAGTTCGGGGAGCCTCCTCGTCGGCTATTTCATGGCGATGGCGACGCTGCTTCTGACGTTCTGCGCGGGTCCGGCGAAGAACCCCCTGGCTTCCGTGTTTACGCCCCTTTTCGTCGTGGCTCTTCCGCTCTACGACACCGCCTCGGTGATTCTCATTCGGCTTCGCGAGAAGCGTCCGCTCATGACGGGCGACCGGAGCCACTTCCACCACCGTCTCATGAGGATCGGTTTTTCGCACCGTCAGGCGGTGGCGTTCGTGTGCCTGATGGCGTTCGCGGTGGCTCTGAGCGCGGTGCGGCTCGTGTACGCCACGCCGCGCGGAACGGCGATCATCCTGCTGCAGATCGGGGCTTTGCTGGCCGTTCTCGTCCTGGCGGAGAGGGTCGTGATGCGGGCGCGCGGACGCGAGAAGGGGCAGGCCCGTTCCGGGTCCGCCGCTTCGGGGGTTTTCAGCGTGGCCGACGCGAGGAGCGAGGCGTGGCGGAAGGATCGCTAA
- a CDS encoding glycosyltransferase family 4 protein — protein MDIVWWHVAIHRKELIQSAIRAGYDVHVALPPGGDEKALQALGAEIHRVNLSRKGMEPFREAVSLARLAPFYRKIKPRLVHHLTLKPVLYGTLAAAAARVPAVLNAVTGLGYLFDRHGALFRTAREGVLRMLRPAFRRRNVFFLFQNEEDRSEFERRGLATPERTRVIPGSGVDIERFQPKHAPAEGMPIVVLPARLLRPKGVIEFVQAARKLHQTGVRARFLLAGRPDPGNPASISEAEIRDWMREGVVEWTGWVTDMPGLLARSHVVCLPSYREGLAMTILEAMAAGKPVVTTDVPGCRDAVTHGREGLLVPPRDPAALAEALRTLIRDPGLRERMGAAGRARAVREFSAERVCEETLALYERILEATRRAP, from the coding sequence GTGGACATCGTCTGGTGGCATGTCGCGATCCACCGGAAAGAGCTGATCCAAAGCGCGATCCGCGCGGGCTACGACGTCCACGTGGCGCTTCCCCCCGGAGGCGATGAAAAGGCGCTCCAGGCGCTCGGCGCGGAAATCCACCGCGTCAATCTTTCCCGAAAAGGAATGGAGCCGTTTCGGGAGGCCGTCTCGCTCGCCCGTCTGGCGCCCTTCTATCGGAAAATCAAGCCCCGTTTGGTCCATCACCTCACTCTGAAACCCGTGCTTTACGGAACCCTCGCCGCCGCCGCGGCCCGCGTGCCGGCCGTCCTCAACGCCGTTACGGGTCTCGGATACCTTTTCGATCGGCATGGGGCGCTCTTCCGCACCGCCCGAGAGGGCGTTCTCCGGATGCTTCGGCCGGCCTTCCGACGCCGAAACGTGTTTTTTCTTTTTCAGAACGAAGAGGACAGAAGCGAATTCGAACGCCGGGGATTGGCGACGCCCGAACGCACGAGGGTCATTCCAGGCTCCGGAGTGGATATCGAACGCTTTCAACCGAAGCACGCACCGGCCGAGGGTATGCCGATCGTGGTCCTTCCGGCGCGCCTTCTGCGCCCTAAGGGGGTCATCGAGTTCGTCCAAGCAGCACGGAAGCTCCACCAGACCGGCGTTCGCGCCCGATTCCTCCTTGCGGGCCGGCCCGACCCCGGTAATCCCGCATCGATCTCGGAAGCCGAGATCCGGGACTGGATGAGGGAGGGGGTCGTCGAATGGACCGGATGGGTGACAGATATGCCGGGACTTCTGGCCCGAAGCCATGTCGTCTGCCTGCCCTCGTACCGCGAGGGTCTTGCGATGACGATCCTCGAAGCCATGGCGGCGGGAAAACCCGTCGTCACGACCGACGTCCCCGGCTGCCGCGATGCGGTGACGCACGGTCGCGAAGGGCTTCTGGTCCCGCCCCGCGATCCGGCCGCCCTGGCCGAGGCCCTCCGAACCTTGATCCGCGATCCCGGCCTCCGCGAGCGGATGGGCGCGGCCGGCCGCGCGAGGGCGGTCCGCGAGTTTTCCGCCGAAAGGGTGTGCGAGGAAACCCTGGCGCTCTATGAGCGGATCCTGGAGGCCACAAGGCGCGCGCCTTAG
- a CDS encoding DUF4143 domain-containing protein: MPEGELERSPFLGPLFEGFVASEIVKHQIGCGRRPEIYFYRDRQGLEVDFIVPAGAGRMLLVEAKAGRTAFPDQGRPIVRLAASLRGRSWKGFLVYRPTGAPTEVSALLPGVRAGPLKRLVAELGRRPS, encoded by the coding sequence ATGCCCGAAGGAGAACTAGAGCGCTCTCCTTTTCTGGGGCCGCTTTTCGAAGGATTCGTGGCCTCGGAGATCGTCAAGCATCAGATCGGCTGCGGGCGGCGTCCGGAGATCTACTTCTACCGGGACCGTCAGGGCCTGGAGGTCGATTTCATCGTCCCGGCGGGTGCGGGTCGCATGCTTCTGGTCGAAGCCAAAGCGGGTCGGACGGCGTTTCCCGACCAGGGGCGCCCCATTGTCCGCCTGGCGGCATCTCTTCGCGGCCGTTCGTGGAAGGGCTTCCTGGTGTATCGTCCCACCGGCGCGCCGACGGAGGTTTCCGCTCTTCTTCCCGGAGTTCGGGCGGGCCCGTTGAAGCGTCTCGTCGCCGAACTGGGGCGTCGCCCGTCCTGA
- a CDS encoding tetratricopeptide repeat protein yields AWGRLGAYDRALERARAAARMDPLEPAWRVLEAELLAARGDRLAAAEAYGEALRLAPSRADVRVRRGDLYAALSMWALAADDYREALALRPGDRGLTLALARALSSAGEAAAARRTLEAWLRAHPEDAEAKRLRDALPGR; encoded by the coding sequence GGCGTGGGGGCGGCTGGGGGCGTACGACCGGGCTCTCGAGCGCGCGCGGGCGGCGGCGCGGATGGACCCGCTGGAGCCCGCCTGGCGGGTGCTCGAGGCGGAACTCCTGGCGGCGCGGGGGGACCGCCTGGCGGCGGCGGAGGCGTATGGGGAGGCGCTTCGCCTGGCCCCCTCGCGGGCGGACGTGCGGGTCCGGCGGGGGGACCTCTACGCGGCGCTTTCGATGTGGGCGCTCGCGGCGGACGATTACCGGGAGGCGCTGGCGCTGCGGCCGGGGGACCGGGGGCTGACGCTGGCCCTGGCGCGGGCGCTTTCGTCAGCCGGCGAGGCGGCGGCCGCGCGCCGGACGCTCGAGGCATGGCTCCGCGCGCACCCGGAGGACGCGGAGGCGAAGCGCCTTCGCGACGCCCTGCCGGGGCGGTAG